A section of the Mycolicibacterium anyangense genome encodes:
- a CDS encoding acyl-CoA dehydrogenase family protein: protein MITELFADEDFQKKLDWMDDFVRSEILPLETIDLDWQGLLQAVAPLKEEVKAQGLWATHLSRELGGQGYGQVKLGLMHEILGKSLYAPLTFGNQAPDSGNSEILAEMGTPEQKDRWLRPLLAGQAYSAFALTELDNAGSDPTGLTTTAVRDGDDWIINGHKWFISNASIADFFIVVAVTDPDAPSHGRTSQFIVPADSAGLRIIRDIPSLDHGASEKNLYGGHSEVVFDGVRVPAHAILGGVGEGFAIAQKRLGPGRIHHCMRWIGQAQRAFDMLCERATYRWAHGSVLGDKQTVRAWIADSAAEIQAARLMTLHAAWVIDQQGVRAARKDIALIKFYGASVLHNVIDRAIQVHGSLGYSDDLPLAWMYKAARAARMYDGPDEVHRETVARLILRDYQPPLDGIPTEHVPTRRQAAQQRFAHLLEASSH, encoded by the coding sequence ATGATCACCGAACTGTTTGCCGATGAGGACTTCCAGAAGAAACTTGACTGGATGGACGACTTCGTCCGATCCGAGATCCTGCCCTTGGAGACCATCGACCTGGATTGGCAGGGGCTGCTTCAGGCCGTGGCACCACTCAAGGAAGAGGTCAAGGCTCAGGGTCTCTGGGCCACCCATTTGAGCCGCGAACTGGGCGGCCAGGGCTACGGTCAGGTCAAGCTGGGGCTGATGCACGAGATTCTGGGCAAATCCCTCTACGCTCCGCTGACTTTCGGCAACCAGGCCCCAGACTCGGGCAACAGCGAGATACTCGCCGAAATGGGCACGCCCGAGCAGAAGGACCGGTGGTTGCGCCCCCTGCTTGCAGGGCAAGCATATTCAGCATTCGCGCTGACCGAACTCGACAATGCGGGTTCAGATCCCACCGGATTGACCACAACGGCAGTACGCGATGGTGATGACTGGATCATCAACGGGCACAAGTGGTTTATCAGCAACGCGTCTATCGCCGACTTCTTCATCGTGGTTGCCGTCACCGACCCCGATGCACCCAGCCACGGCCGCACCTCCCAATTCATCGTGCCGGCTGATAGCGCTGGCCTTCGCATTATTCGCGACATTCCCTCACTGGACCACGGCGCATCCGAGAAGAACTTGTACGGCGGTCACTCCGAGGTGGTCTTCGACGGCGTACGCGTACCTGCGCACGCCATCCTCGGGGGCGTTGGCGAGGGCTTCGCCATCGCGCAGAAACGCCTGGGCCCCGGCCGCATTCACCATTGCATGCGCTGGATTGGACAGGCCCAGCGGGCCTTCGACATGTTGTGCGAGCGGGCCACCTATCGGTGGGCACACGGCAGCGTATTAGGTGACAAGCAGACCGTCCGGGCGTGGATCGCCGACTCCGCTGCCGAGATCCAGGCGGCCCGGCTGATGACGCTGCACGCAGCATGGGTGATCGACCAGCAGGGGGTCCGGGCCGCCCGTAAGGACATCGCTCTTATCAAGTTCTACGGGGCGTCAGTGCTCCACAACGTGATCGACCGCGCCATCCAGGTGCACGGATCGCTCGGATACTCCGATGACCTACCGCTGGCATGGATGTACAAGGCCGCACGCGCTGCACGCATGTACGACGGGCCGGACGAGGTGCACCGGGAGACGGTCGCGCGGCTGATCCTGCGCGACTACCAACCGCCTCTCGACGGCATTCCCACGGAACACGTCCCCACCCGCCGACAGGCCGCCCAACAGCGGTTCGCGCACCTACTCGAAGCCTCTTCCCACTAG
- a CDS encoding zinc-binding dehydrogenase has translation MKAYHFNSAGEGLRLVELDDLAAGPGQVVIDVKAAGLCHSDLHILKGPGGAWASKRPIILGHEIAGTVRQVGSGVSNVALGDRVAIALVSHPLSEMDPRTAPGLGCDGGYAEQAVFPADFLVKIPPRVSLEQAAVATDSISTAYHAVVTEAGIVSGMRVAIIGLGGLGLSGARIAVLRGATVYGVDIDINSFDAARQQGVTECFTSIADVPRPIDVVVDFAGVGTTTAEAALAVRLGGRVVVVGLGAELATINTVDLVTRNVRLQGSLGSSRDELAQVLGLIADGSLVPVLEEVPFDALTEALDRLDTGTVSGRLFTRPSH, from the coding sequence ATGAAGGCCTACCATTTCAACTCCGCCGGTGAAGGTCTGAGGCTCGTCGAGCTCGATGACCTAGCGGCAGGGCCGGGTCAGGTGGTTATCGACGTGAAAGCCGCCGGCCTCTGTCATTCCGATCTCCACATCCTGAAGGGGCCCGGAGGGGCTTGGGCGTCCAAACGGCCCATCATTCTCGGCCATGAAATTGCGGGCACGGTTCGCCAGGTCGGATCCGGCGTCAGCAATGTGGCGCTCGGCGACCGAGTCGCGATAGCGCTCGTGAGTCATCCGCTATCCGAGATGGATCCGAGAACCGCACCGGGACTGGGCTGCGACGGCGGCTATGCCGAACAAGCAGTTTTCCCTGCTGATTTCCTGGTGAAGATCCCACCCCGAGTCAGCCTTGAACAGGCGGCCGTCGCAACGGATTCCATTTCCACCGCCTACCACGCGGTTGTCACCGAGGCGGGAATCGTCAGCGGCATGCGGGTGGCCATCATCGGCCTCGGCGGCCTGGGTCTCAGCGGAGCACGCATCGCGGTACTGCGCGGCGCCACCGTTTACGGCGTCGATATCGACATCAATAGCTTCGACGCCGCACGCCAGCAGGGCGTGACGGAGTGCTTCACGAGTATCGCTGACGTACCAAGGCCGATCGATGTGGTCGTGGACTTCGCCGGTGTCGGGACGACCACCGCAGAGGCGGCACTTGCCGTGCGTCTGGGCGGACGCGTCGTCGTCGTCGGACTTGGCGCGGAGCTGGCCACCATCAACACGGTCGATCTCGTCACCCGGAACGTCCGTTTGCAGGGCTCACTGGGTTCCTCGCGGGACGAGCTCGCCCAGGTACTCGGATTGATCGCCGACGGGTCGCTCGTGCCGGTACTCGAGGAAGTGCCGTTCGACGCTCTTACCGAGGCGCTGGACCGTCTCGACACCGGCACCGTCAGCGGTCGACTGTTCACCCGTCCGAGTCATTGA
- a CDS encoding SDR family NAD(P)-dependent oxidoreductase → MDDLKDRVVVVTGGSRGMGREMVVAFAERGAHVAIASRKQENCTQLAAFVTDRYGVRALPVGCNVSNWSDCDRLTEAVYDEFGRVDVLINNAGLSPLYPSLAEVDEALFDKVIGVNLKGPFRLSAKIGARMVEAGGGSIINISSIAAIRPNASAIPYAAAKAGLNSLTEGLAQAYAPTVRVNTIQPGAFLTDIASAWTPEGRAHMENSAALQRCGNPDEIVGAALYFATSASSFCTGAVLRIDGGTA, encoded by the coding sequence ATGGATGACCTTAAGGACCGAGTAGTCGTTGTCACGGGCGGTAGCAGGGGCATGGGGCGCGAGATGGTCGTGGCTTTTGCCGAACGGGGCGCGCATGTGGCAATCGCGAGCCGGAAACAGGAGAACTGCACTCAATTGGCGGCGTTCGTGACTGACCGCTACGGGGTCCGAGCGCTTCCGGTGGGTTGCAACGTCAGCAACTGGTCAGACTGTGACCGGTTAACCGAGGCTGTGTATGACGAGTTCGGGCGCGTTGACGTGCTGATCAACAACGCCGGTCTATCGCCGCTGTACCCTTCGCTTGCGGAGGTCGACGAGGCGCTGTTCGACAAGGTGATCGGTGTGAATCTCAAAGGGCCGTTCCGGCTTTCAGCGAAGATCGGCGCTCGGATGGTCGAGGCCGGCGGCGGATCGATCATCAACATCAGCTCCATTGCCGCGATCCGACCCAATGCCAGCGCCATTCCCTATGCGGCGGCCAAGGCCGGCCTCAATTCGCTCACCGAAGGCCTCGCCCAGGCATATGCGCCGACGGTCCGCGTCAACACGATCCAGCCGGGCGCGTTCTTGACCGACATCGCCTCGGCATGGACGCCCGAAGGACGCGCCCACATGGAGAACTCTGCCGCCCTGCAACGCTGCGGCAATCCCGATGAAATCGTTGGGGCTGCGCTCTACTTCGCGACCTCGGCGTCGTCGTTCTGCACGGGGGCTGTCCTGCGCATCGACGGCGGCACGGCCTGA
- a CDS encoding LLM class F420-dependent oxidoreductase, which produces MGLRSTSRPRRRRSARGLSCASTAARPDASSAYRPQFHQKGRITMSRLGLTIPLEGTALAQQQCHLDTIEGGGFTDLWSAEASGADAFTPLVAAAVSHPGFRLGTAIASAFTRGPALIAMSAAALADVAQGDVAVGIGAGSDVIVEKWNGLKFQAPFQQVRDVVSFVRRALTGERIDMVCDSFRIDGFRLERVPRRQPKLLIAALRPGMLRLAGAISDGAIVNWLAASDVPRVERCVRSTGSDAEIVARLFVVPSEDVALVRATARRAIAAYLNVPVYAEFHRWLGRGDQLEPMWAAWQSGDRAAALAAIPEAVIDDLFIYGSPNDIATRTREYVDAGVTTPVLAIMPAKGQPSPSPEAIASIGRAFTG; this is translated from the coding sequence TTGGGGCTGCGCTCTACTTCGCGACCTCGGCGTCGTCGTTCTGCACGGGGGCTGTCCTGCGCATCGACGGCGGCACGGCCTGACGCCAGTTCCGCGTACCGTCCTCAATTCCACCAGAAAGGTCGGATCACCATGTCCCGTCTTGGCTTGACGATCCCACTGGAAGGAACAGCCCTAGCACAGCAGCAATGTCACCTCGACACCATCGAAGGCGGCGGCTTCACCGACCTGTGGTCGGCCGAAGCCTCTGGCGCCGACGCCTTCACTCCGCTGGTTGCCGCCGCGGTCAGTCATCCGGGCTTCAGACTCGGTACGGCGATCGCGTCGGCATTCACGCGCGGCCCGGCGCTGATAGCGATGTCTGCGGCAGCCTTGGCCGACGTCGCACAAGGCGATGTCGCCGTTGGCATCGGCGCCGGCTCCGACGTCATCGTCGAGAAGTGGAACGGCCTCAAGTTCCAGGCACCGTTTCAACAGGTTCGTGATGTGGTGTCCTTCGTACGCCGGGCGCTGACAGGTGAGCGCATCGACATGGTGTGTGACAGCTTCAGGATCGACGGTTTCCGACTCGAACGTGTCCCCCGGCGACAACCCAAGTTGTTGATAGCGGCGCTGCGACCAGGCATGCTGCGCCTAGCCGGTGCAATATCGGACGGGGCGATCGTGAACTGGCTCGCGGCCTCCGATGTGCCCCGGGTGGAGCGGTGTGTGCGCTCGACTGGCTCTGATGCTGAGATCGTCGCCCGCCTGTTCGTGGTTCCGAGCGAAGATGTGGCGCTTGTACGGGCCACCGCACGACGGGCGATCGCGGCATACCTGAATGTGCCGGTGTATGCAGAGTTTCATCGCTGGCTGGGCCGCGGCGACCAGTTGGAACCGATGTGGGCAGCCTGGCAGTCCGGTGACCGTGCCGCCGCGCTTGCCGCAATACCCGAGGCGGTCATCGACGACCTTTTCATCTACGGTAGTCCGAACGATATCGCCACGCGAACAAGGGAGTACGTGGATGCCGGGGTGACCACGCCGGTGCTGGCGATCATGCCCGCCAAGGGTCAGCCGTCGCCGTCACCGGAAGCTAT